In Leptolyngbya sp. KIOST-1, one DNA window encodes the following:
- a CDS encoding TIGR03885 family FMN-dependent LLM class oxidoreductase, with protein sequence MVHLGYHASHEQFKPSQLLEWVQRAEQAGFTHALSSDHFLPWSEDQGQSGFAWSWLGAAMQATNLHFRIVNAPGQRYHPAIIAQAAGTLMEMFPHRFWLTVGSGQAVNEHITGAHWPSKGDRNCRLKECIDIMRALWAGETVNHHGLVTVEDAQLYTRPDYQPKIIGAAITPKTAEWLGGWADGLITTSRPPEQLKPLVEAFRRGGGEGKPMILKVQLSYDRTQEAALAGAHQQWRNNVFESVMLSDTRTVEQFDVAGAFVTPADMEGQVRISADPQQHLDWLKTDIELGFDELILHNVNTAQAQFIDTFGETVIPALTKK encoded by the coding sequence ATGGTTCATCTCGGCTACCACGCCTCCCACGAACAGTTCAAACCGAGCCAGCTGCTCGAATGGGTGCAGCGGGCCGAGCAGGCTGGTTTTACCCACGCCCTGTCGTCGGATCACTTTCTGCCCTGGAGCGAGGACCAGGGCCAGAGCGGCTTTGCCTGGTCGTGGCTGGGGGCGGCAATGCAGGCGACTAACCTGCACTTTCGAATTGTGAACGCGCCGGGGCAGCGGTACCACCCGGCCATCATTGCCCAGGCGGCGGGAACGCTGATGGAGATGTTTCCTCACCGCTTTTGGCTGACGGTGGGCAGCGGGCAGGCCGTCAACGAGCACATCACTGGGGCTCACTGGCCGAGCAAGGGCGATCGCAATTGCCGCCTGAAGGAATGCATCGATATCATGCGTGCTCTCTGGGCCGGAGAAACCGTCAACCACCACGGCCTGGTCACGGTGGAAGACGCCCAACTCTACACCCGGCCCGACTACCAGCCGAAGATTATTGGGGCCGCGATTACTCCCAAAACCGCTGAGTGGCTAGGAGGCTGGGCCGATGGGCTGATCACCACCTCGCGCCCGCCCGAGCAGCTAAAGCCCTTGGTCGAGGCCTTTCGGCGCGGCGGCGGTGAGGGCAAACCGATGATTCTCAAGGTGCAGCTCTCCTACGATCGCACCCAGGAGGCCGCCCTGGCCGGGGCGCACCAGCAGTGGCGCAACAATGTCTTCGAGAGCGTGATGCTGAGCGACACCCGCACCGTCGAGCAGTTCGACGTCGCTGGAGCCTTTGTCACCCCCGCCGATATGGAGGGGCAGGTGCGGATTTCCGCTGACCCCCAGCAGCACCTCGACTGGCTCAAGACCGACATTGAACTGGGCTTTGACGAGCTGATTTTGCACAATGTCAACACGGCCCAGGCCCAGTTTATCGACACCTTTGGCGAAACGGTGATTCCGGCCTTGACCAAGAAATAA
- a CDS encoding glycosyltransferase family 2 protein, with translation MPAIDLLIPTYNRPQALAVTLTSLCAQTCQDFRVTVSDQSDDLDLENVSSIQAVLRVLEAHGTAPQILKHLPRRGIAEQRQFLLEQAKAPYVLFLDDDVLLEPWVLALLLETIQREGCGFVGNPLMGLSYSDDVRPDEHQPFTPWQGRVQPEILTKGTPEWERWRLHNAANPLHLQEKFGFTPEQPCTYHVAWVAGCVLFDRAKLLAVGGFNFWHELPLESCGEDVLVQQRVMKHYGGCGVLPSGAYHQELPTTIGDRTVNAPNLLPV, from the coding sequence ATGCCCGCGATTGACCTCCTCATCCCCACCTATAACCGCCCCCAGGCCCTCGCCGTCACCCTCACCAGCCTCTGTGCTCAGACTTGCCAGGATTTTCGTGTCACGGTATCTGACCAGAGCGATGATCTCGACCTGGAGAACGTCAGCTCAATTCAGGCGGTGCTGCGGGTGCTGGAGGCCCACGGCACCGCGCCGCAGATTCTCAAGCATCTACCTCGGCGCGGCATTGCTGAGCAGCGACAGTTTTTGCTGGAGCAGGCCAAGGCCCCCTACGTGCTGTTTCTCGATGACGACGTGCTGCTAGAGCCCTGGGTGCTGGCGCTGCTGCTGGAGACCATCCAGCGAGAAGGGTGCGGCTTTGTCGGCAACCCGCTGATGGGGTTGAGCTACAGCGACGATGTGCGCCCCGACGAGCACCAGCCGTTTACCCCCTGGCAGGGCCGTGTGCAGCCGGAAATTCTTACGAAGGGGACTCCTGAGTGGGAGCGGTGGCGGCTTCACAATGCGGCCAACCCGCTGCACCTGCAGGAGAAATTTGGCTTTACGCCAGAGCAACCCTGCACCTACCATGTCGCCTGGGTAGCCGGCTGTGTGCTGTTCGATCGCGCCAAATTGTTAGCTGTTGGGGGGTTTAACTTCTGGCACGAACTGCCCCTCGAAAGCTGCGGCGAGGACGTGCTGGTACAGCAGCGGGTGATGAAGCACTACGGCGGCTGCGGCGTGCTGCCCTCGGGGGCTTACCACCAGGAACTGCCGACAACCATTGGCGATCGCACCGTCAACGCCCCCAACCTGCTGCCGGTTTAG
- the rfaE2 gene encoding D-glycero-beta-D-manno-heptose 1-phosphate adenylyltransferase yields MHTLDAQTKRLLEITASFPHLRVLVIGDAMLDSYLQGAATRLCREAPVPIVDVGETSHVPGGAANTAANVATLGAEAYLLTVIGDDGAGQQLEAALAEGGVNLAGVVRSRDRATLVKQRLLAENQLLLRFDQGSTADLSTADEDQLITQLERYFPLCDAVIISDYAYGVMTSRITLTLQRLQSLHPRILVADSKRLEVYKRLDVTAVKPNYDEAIALLGLPRLSGAARVEQMTRHGQRVLSETGAWMATITLDRDGVLIFLEDGEGTVAEPTRTLANPAPNTHATGAGDTYVATLALALAAEADPHGAASLAATATGVVVTEPGTTRCHPLALRRSLMAGNKRITDQTELVSIVAQQRHRGQRIVFTNGCFDILHSGHITCLEQAKALGDVLIVGVNTDDSIRQLKGPTRPVNALADRLTVLAALGCVDYVVPFGDLAPRELIRLIRPDVYAKGGDYTRQTLPETPLIEELGGEVVIVPYVGDRSTTQLIQQIRAGDS; encoded by the coding sequence ATGCACACCCTAGACGCTCAAACCAAACGGTTACTGGAAATCACCGCCAGCTTTCCTCACCTGCGGGTGCTGGTGATTGGCGACGCCATGCTCGACAGCTATCTGCAGGGGGCGGCCACGCGCCTGTGTCGAGAAGCACCTGTGCCCATTGTCGATGTGGGCGAAACTAGCCACGTGCCGGGCGGGGCCGCAAATACCGCCGCCAACGTGGCCACACTGGGAGCCGAGGCCTACCTGCTGACGGTGATCGGCGACGATGGGGCCGGGCAGCAGCTGGAGGCCGCGCTGGCAGAGGGCGGGGTGAACCTGGCGGGGGTGGTGCGATCGCGCGATCGCGCCACCCTGGTCAAACAGCGGCTGCTGGCCGAAAACCAGCTGCTGCTGCGCTTCGACCAGGGCAGCACCGCCGACCTCTCGACCGCCGATGAAGACCAGCTAATCACCCAGCTAGAGCGCTACTTTCCCCTCTGCGATGCGGTAATCATTTCAGACTATGCCTACGGCGTTATGACCTCCCGCATAACGCTGACGCTCCAGCGGCTACAGTCACTGCACCCCCGCATTCTGGTGGCCGACTCGAAGCGATTGGAGGTTTACAAACGGTTGGATGTGACAGCGGTGAAGCCCAACTACGACGAAGCCATTGCCCTGCTGGGGCTACCGCGCCTGTCGGGGGCGGCCAGGGTAGAGCAGATGACCCGCCACGGCCAGCGGGTGCTCAGCGAAACCGGGGCCTGGATGGCCACCATCACCCTCGATCGCGACGGCGTTTTGATCTTTTTAGAAGATGGTGAGGGCACGGTGGCTGAGCCCACCCGCACCCTGGCCAATCCGGCCCCCAACACCCACGCCACCGGGGCGGGCGATACCTACGTCGCCACCCTGGCCCTGGCCCTGGCCGCCGAGGCCGATCCCCACGGGGCGGCTTCCCTGGCGGCGACAGCGACTGGAGTGGTGGTGACCGAACCCGGCACCACCCGCTGTCACCCGCTAGCGCTGCGGCGATCGCTGATGGCAGGCAACAAGCGCATTACCGATCAGACTGAGCTGGTGTCGATCGTGGCGCAGCAGCGGCATCGCGGTCAGCGGATTGTGTTTACCAACGGCTGCTTCGACATTCTGCACTCGGGACACATTACTTGCCTGGAGCAGGCCAAAGCCCTGGGCGACGTGCTAATTGTCGGGGTCAACACCGACGACAGCATTCGTCAGCTCAAGGGGCCGACTCGTCCGGTAAATGCTTTAGCCGATCGCCTCACGGTGTTGGCTGCCCTGGGCTGTGTGGACTACGTAGTGCCCTTCGGCGACCTGGCCCCCCGCGAGCTGATTCGGCTGATTCGCCCCGATGTCTACGCCAAGGGGGGCGACTACACCCGCCAGACCCTACCCGAAACGCCGCTAATTGAAGAACTGGGCGGCGAAGTGGTGATTGTGCCCTACGTGGGCGATCGCTCCACTACCCAACTGATTCAGCAAATTCGCGCCGGAGACTCGTAA
- a CDS encoding sensory rhodopsin transducer, whose product MAPPIGQTCWAIAEGYIPPDDTDRPPEFVSHETVCLLNTSDQDAHVEIVLYFSDRDPVGPYQVTVPARRTHHVKFNDLEDPEPVPRGTDYASVITADVPIVVQHTRLDSRQAELALLSTMAYAG is encoded by the coding sequence ATGGCACCTCCCATTGGCCAGACCTGCTGGGCGATCGCTGAGGGCTACATTCCCCCCGATGACACCGACCGACCGCCCGAGTTCGTCAGCCACGAAACAGTCTGTCTGCTGAATACCTCAGACCAGGACGCCCATGTGGAGATTGTGCTGTACTTCAGCGATCGCGACCCCGTCGGCCCCTACCAGGTCACCGTTCCGGCCCGCCGCACCCACCACGTGAAGTTCAACGACTTGGAAGATCCCGAGCCCGTACCCCGTGGCACCGACTACGCCAGCGTAATCACCGCCGACGTACCAATTGTGGTGCAGCACACCCGACTGGACTCTCGCCAAGCAGAGCTGGCCCTGCTCAGCACGATGGCCTACGCGGGGTAA
- a CDS encoding D-glycero-alpha-D-manno-heptose-1,7-bisphosphate 7-phosphatase, producing the protein MLPAIFLDKDGTLIEDVPYNVDPALIRLGDGVATGVRRLHEAGFALVVVTNQSGVARGYFAESAIAPIEQRLRHLLGVPLAGFYYCPHHPAGTVARYAFRCRCRKPEPGMLRRAAADLNLDLERSWLVGDILNDVEAGRRAGCRTVLLDNGNETEWLLAPSREPHQTVATFDQAADVILQHCSSALPCTP; encoded by the coding sequence ATGCTCCCCGCCATTTTCCTCGACAAAGACGGCACCCTGATCGAAGACGTCCCCTACAACGTCGATCCCGCACTGATTCGGCTGGGCGATGGGGTGGCTACCGGAGTACGGCGGCTGCACGAGGCGGGGTTTGCCCTGGTGGTGGTGACCAACCAGTCGGGGGTGGCGCGGGGGTATTTTGCTGAGAGTGCGATCGCCCCGATAGAACAACGGCTTCGCCACCTGCTGGGGGTGCCCCTGGCGGGCTTCTACTACTGCCCCCACCACCCGGCGGGCACCGTGGCGCGCTACGCCTTTCGCTGTCGCTGTCGCAAGCCCGAGCCGGGGATGCTGCGGCGGGCGGCGGCGGATCTGAACCTGGATCTGGAGCGCTCCTGGCTGGTGGGTGACATTCTCAACGATGTGGAGGCGGGGCGGCGGGCCGGGTGCCGCACCGTCCTGCTCGACAACGGCAACGAGACCGAGTGGCTCCTGGCCCCCAGCCGGGAGCCACACCAAACCGTAGCCACCTTTGACCAGGCCGCCGACGTTATTCTTCAGCACTGCTCTTCAGCCCTACCATGCACACCCTAG
- a CDS encoding glycosyltransferase family 9 protein: MTRILFIELLGGLGDVLIALPAIQALAASHAPAHTTVLTFAPGDELLAHHPLVQQVWRAAPGQARRAVEPALQTSFDLIVTDTTYDGIADLVEQSGAGRTVTNLWRSPPGDQLVSDRMVQILQSESLITPEAAQTHRHPRLYLSQAEQTGVQTRLKSLPRPRIGLYTDAGMAIKQWAPDRFVALGKLLQQRHGAHLIVPTGADPQQAQTIVEQLETATLWPRGPLRELAALFAQLDVVVAADTGPARIAAAVGTPTITLFGPSWAGRYGQPAPHRNLQGYPPCPERNIANFTEQACWYSGTCPFAWDTCVNLLSPEVVAEAVGGWESGRVDGWGSGWVDDRETDELYPHPPTRPPAYPPTHPPIHPSTHPPFSHPPFSPCRNLLILRPDNIGDVLMTAPALRAIKETQPDTRLTLLASPAGSLAAAVLPWVDEVITHRTLWQALDRPPGDPEQEWQLIETLKARQFDGAIALTSFKQSPHPAALICQLAGIPLRLGASKETGECLTHRVSDLPDDLHQVERNLRLVKAAGYQVRDRHLSLTIPPSPHLPAQPYLLLNPWASCPSRMYDLERFAIAARTLAETTNWPVVVTGTDKHRAAAAPLLDILGLHAMDLVGKTTLPDLVALVAKAQLMLSTNTSTMHIADATQTPSVILFAGTELERQWQPRQTRARLLRRPTPCSPCYAFTCPYHMECLDIPPTEVVTAALSLLDLPDHSISPSVGYGGP; the protein is encoded by the coding sequence GTGACCAGAATTCTCTTCATTGAACTCCTCGGCGGCCTGGGGGATGTTTTGATTGCCCTACCCGCCATTCAGGCCCTGGCCGCCTCCCACGCCCCTGCGCACACAACCGTACTGACCTTTGCACCGGGCGACGAATTACTGGCCCACCATCCCTTAGTACAACAGGTTTGGCGGGCAGCCCCAGGGCAGGCTCGACGGGCGGTAGAGCCTGCCCTCCAGACCTCCTTTGACCTGATCGTTACCGATACGACCTACGATGGGATCGCCGATTTGGTGGAGCAATCCGGTGCCGGGCGCACGGTGACCAATCTGTGGCGCAGCCCCCCTGGGGATCAGCTGGTGAGCGATCGCATGGTGCAGATCCTCCAATCCGAATCTCTCATCACCCCCGAGGCCGCGCAGACTCACCGCCACCCCCGCCTCTACCTGAGCCAGGCCGAGCAAACCGGTGTGCAAACCCGGCTCAAATCTCTACCCCGCCCCCGCATTGGGCTATACACCGATGCCGGAATGGCGATCAAACAGTGGGCTCCCGATCGGTTTGTGGCCCTGGGTAAGCTACTTCAGCAGCGCCACGGTGCCCACCTGATCGTCCCCACCGGGGCCGACCCTCAGCAGGCCCAAACCATTGTCGAACAGCTCGAAACCGCCACCCTCTGGCCCCGAGGTCCCCTGCGCGAACTGGCTGCCCTGTTTGCCCAACTCGATGTCGTCGTTGCTGCCGACACCGGCCCCGCCCGCATTGCCGCCGCCGTCGGCACCCCCACCATTACCCTGTTTGGCCCCTCCTGGGCTGGTCGCTACGGCCAGCCCGCCCCCCACCGCAACCTCCAGGGCTACCCCCCCTGCCCCGAGCGCAACATCGCCAACTTCACCGAGCAAGCCTGCTGGTACAGCGGCACCTGCCCCTTTGCCTGGGATACCTGCGTCAATTTGCTGAGTCCTGAGGTGGTGGCTGAGGCAGTGGGAGGGTGGGAGAGTGGGAGAGTGGATGGGTGGGGGAGTGGATGGGTAGATGATCGCGAGACAGACGAACTTTACCCCCACCCGCCTACCCGCCCACCCGCCTACCCGCCTACCCACCCACCCATCCACCCATCCACCCATCCACCCTTCTCCCATCCACCCTTCTCCCCCTGCCGCAATCTCCTCATCCTCCGCCCCGACAATATCGGCGACGTGCTGATGACGGCTCCGGCCCTGCGGGCCATTAAGGAAACCCAGCCTGACACCCGACTGACCCTACTGGCCAGCCCGGCGGGCTCCCTGGCAGCGGCGGTGCTGCCCTGGGTGGATGAGGTGATCACCCACCGTACCCTCTGGCAGGCGCTCGATCGCCCCCCCGGTGACCCGGAGCAGGAGTGGCAGCTGATTGAAACCCTCAAGGCTCGCCAGTTCGACGGGGCGATCGCCCTCACCAGCTTTAAACAAAGCCCCCACCCCGCCGCCCTGATTTGCCAACTGGCGGGCATTCCCCTGCGGCTGGGGGCCTCCAAAGAAACCGGGGAATGCCTCACCCACCGGGTGAGCGACCTGCCCGACGACCTGCACCAGGTGGAGCGCAACCTGCGGCTGGTGAAGGCGGCAGGGTATCAAGTGCGCGATCGCCACCTCTCCCTCACTATCCCCCCTTCGCCCCACCTTCCCGCTCAGCCCTACCTGCTGCTCAACCCCTGGGCCAGCTGCCCCTCGCGCATGTATGACCTGGAGCGGTTTGCGATCGCCGCCCGCACCTTGGCTGAAACCACCAACTGGCCCGTCGTCGTCACCGGCACCGACAAACACCGCGCCGCCGCCGCGCCCCTGCTGGACATCCTCGGCCTCCACGCCATGGATTTAGTCGGCAAAACCACCCTCCCCGACCTCGTCGCCCTGGTCGCCAAAGCCCAGCTGATGCTCTCCACCAACACCTCGACCATGCACATTGCCGATGCCACCCAAACCCCCAGCGTGATTCTCTTTGCCGGTACCGAGCTAGAGCGCCAGTGGCAGCCCCGCCAAACCCGCGCCCGCCTGCTGCGCCGCCCCACCCCCTGCAGCCCCTGCTACGCCTTCACCTGCCCCTACCACATGGAATGCCTCGACATCCCCCCCACCGAAGTCGTCACTGCGGCGCTCTCCCTCCTTGATCTGCCCGACCATTCCATCTCCCCATCTGTGGGTTACGGCGGCCCTTGA
- a CDS encoding SDR family oxidoreductase, giving the protein MQTLSKPSSQIPTLANKVAIVTGGARGLGAATCRCLAEAGLKVVVADLRHELASELAQEIDAATGQSGQAIALDLDVTNPTSAMALLDRVRDRYGRIDVLINNAGIDITESIEDLTTDQWQQVIGVNLSGPFFMSKAVFPEMRQNGGGHIINIVSTAAKRAWANASAYHASKWGLLGFSQALHVEGRPHNIKVTSLIAGGMRTPFLLDRFPDIDQSTLQDPANVAETIRYLLMQPRDTVISEMMVLPMKETSWP; this is encoded by the coding sequence ATGCAAACTCTCTCCAAACCCTCCAGCCAAATTCCCACCCTCGCTAACAAAGTAGCTATCGTCACGGGCGGCGCGCGCGGCCTGGGTGCCGCCACCTGCCGCTGCCTGGCCGAAGCGGGTCTCAAGGTCGTGGTCGCCGACCTGCGCCACGAACTGGCCAGCGAATTGGCTCAAGAAATTGATGCAGCCACCGGCCAGAGCGGACAGGCGATCGCCCTGGACCTGGACGTCACCAACCCCACCAGCGCCATGGCCTTACTGGATCGGGTGCGCGATCGCTACGGTCGCATCGACGTGCTGATCAACAACGCCGGTATCGACATCACCGAATCGATCGAAGACCTCACCACCGACCAGTGGCAGCAGGTGATCGGCGTCAACCTCAGCGGCCCCTTCTTCATGTCGAAGGCCGTCTTTCCCGAAATGCGCCAAAACGGCGGCGGCCACATCATCAACATCGTCTCCACCGCCGCCAAACGCGCCTGGGCCAACGCCTCCGCCTACCACGCCAGCAAGTGGGGCCTGCTGGGCTTCTCCCAGGCCCTCCACGTAGAAGGCCGACCCCACAACATCAAAGTCACCTCATTAATAGCTGGCGGCATGCGCACCCCGTTCCTGCTCGATCGCTTCCCCGACATCGACCAGAGCACCCTGCAAGACCCCGCCAACGTCGCCGAAACCATCCGCTACCTGCTGATGCAGCCCAGGGACACGGTGATCTCCGAAATGATGGTGCTGCCGATGAAGGAGACGTCTTGGCCGTAG
- a CDS encoding glycosyltransferase family 9 protein: MDWSTAERILCVRLDSLGDVLMTTPALAAIKASRPGCHLTLMTSAAGAAIAPQLPMVDDVWVYDAPWLKATAPRTSSQPEHDMLEELRRRRFDAAIIFTVYSQNPLPTATMAYLADIPLRLAHCRENPYQLLTDHIPDPEPELARHEAQRQLDLVASVGYHTSDQRLQLTVPPTAQQRINTLLTQLGLTPVRAHSSAPQPNLSVRTPSLASPRPPWIAIHPGASAPSRRYPPEHFAQVARSLVESGLTVLFTGTPPERDLVEHIRTEMDAPSYSLVGLLDLADLSALLAAAPLLLSNNTGPVHIAAAVGTPVVDLYALTNMQHTPWQVPHQVLFHDVPCRLCYKSVCPEGHHACLRRVEPQRVVAAVQELLFLEQFKLEHQYIAAKKSIDKNPVSHSTGKICP, translated from the coding sequence ATGGACTGGAGCACCGCCGAGCGCATTCTCTGCGTTCGCCTCGACAGCCTGGGGGATGTGCTGATGACCACCCCCGCCCTGGCGGCAATCAAGGCCAGCCGACCGGGGTGCCACCTCACCCTAATGACCTCGGCGGCGGGGGCCGCGATCGCCCCCCAATTGCCCATGGTCGATGACGTCTGGGTCTACGACGCCCCCTGGCTCAAGGCCACCGCCCCACGCACCAGTAGCCAGCCCGAGCATGACATGTTGGAGGAACTGCGGCGGCGGCGCTTCGACGCCGCCATCATCTTCACCGTCTACAGCCAAAACCCCCTGCCCACCGCCACCATGGCCTATCTGGCCGACATTCCCCTGCGCCTGGCCCACTGCCGCGAAAACCCCTACCAGCTGCTCACCGACCACATCCCCGACCCGGAACCCGAACTGGCCCGCCACGAAGCCCAGCGCCAGCTCGACCTGGTCGCCAGCGTCGGCTACCACACCTCCGATCAGCGCCTGCAACTGACCGTCCCCCCGACCGCCCAGCAACGCATCAACACCCTCCTCACCCAACTCGGCCTCACCCCCGTACGGGCGCACAGCAGTGCGCCCCAACCCAATCTTTCCGTACGGACGCCCAGCTTGGCCTCGCCCCGACCACCCTGGATCGCAATTCACCCCGGCGCCTCCGCCCCCTCCCGCCGCTACCCGCCTGAGCACTTTGCCCAGGTGGCGCGATCGCTGGTCGAATCCGGCCTCACCGTCCTCTTCACCGGCACCCCACCCGAGCGCGACCTGGTCGAACACATTCGCACCGAGATGGACGCGCCCTCCTATTCCCTGGTGGGGCTGCTCGATCTGGCCGACCTGTCGGCCCTGCTGGCCGCCGCCCCGCTGCTGCTTTCCAACAACACTGGCCCGGTGCACATCGCCGCCGCCGTCGGCACCCCCGTCGTCGATCTCTACGCCCTTACAAACATGCAGCACACCCCCTGGCAGGTGCCCCACCAGGTACTGTTCCACGACGTGCCCTGCCGCCTCTGCTACAAGAGCGTTTGCCCCGAGGGGCACCACGCCTGCCTGCGCCGAGTCGAGCCCCAGAGGGTGGTGGCGGCGGTACAGGAACTGTTGTTTTTAGAGCAGTTTAAGCTAGAGCATCAGTACATTGCCGCCAAAAAATCGATCGATAAAAACCCAGTTTCTCACTCAACAGGCAAGATCTGTCCCTAG